A section of the Candidatus Woesearchaeota archaeon genome encodes:
- a CDS encoding LamG domain-containing protein, producing MQKNKLNWKLYAVVFFIIALALLHHYGTTYTGFAASAPEKNVAVEANITTGKTNSTILPTASTSTTSSNEEEQAFTILAGESSGNQITSFALPLVENVTLNATSPQNLTSDNLTLHFDVFDADGDSVKNITDWRLWNGTDFESIAVLNMPFENHSSASSTAIDYSTFGNNGTVVSAVFNATGGKDGKGAYTFTSSGNQIIVPDSSELSFGNGTQDFPFTITAWINAKSTSGNPIISKYSSGEPGVPTNAEYVLQLAAGKLFLHLFNGGSISANIGAEGSSTLSTNQWYFIAASYDGSSLPNGIKLYVNGVEESVTTSSAGSYVAMNNTSQNVTIGRLFSGSESTFNGEIDGLQVFHLNLSGKQIQTLYENRTNLIINEETSIDETWQACVTPNDGFSDGT from the coding sequence ATGCAAAAGAATAAACTCAACTGGAAACTGTACGCAGTTGTCTTCTTCATCATAGCACTCGCACTCTTGCACCACTATGGAACAACATACACAGGATTTGCAGCGTCAGCACCTGAAAAAAACGTAGCTGTTGAGGCAAACATAACAACAGGCAAAACCAACAGCACAATACTTCCTACAGCAAGCACCTCCACAACAAGTTCGAACGAAGAAGAACAAGCATTTACCATACTCGCAGGAGAAAGCTCGGGAAATCAAATAACTTCCTTCGCACTACCTCTTGTTGAAAACGTAACACTCAACGCAACATCTCCTCAAAACCTTACATCAGACAACCTCACTCTCCACTTTGATGTTTTTGATGCAGATGGAGATTCTGTGAAGAATATCACTGATTGGAGATTGTGGAATGGAACTGATTTTGAGAGTATTGCTGTTCTTAATATGCCTTTTGAAAACCATTCTTCTGCTTCCTCTACTGCTATTGACTATTCTACTTTTGGGAATAATGGCACAGTGGTGTCTGCTGTATTTAATGCAACAGGAGGAAAAGACGGTAAGGGGGCGTACACGTTTACATCGTCGGGAAATCAAATAATCGTTCCGGACAGTTCTGAGTTAAGCTTTGGAAATGGCACACAAGATTTTCCATTCACAATAACTGCGTGGATTAACGCGAAAAGCACATCAGGAAATCCAATTATTTCTAAGTATTCTTCTGGAGAACCAGGAGTTCCAACCAATGCAGAGTATGTACTCCAACTTGCAGCAGGTAAATTATTTTTGCATTTGTTCAATGGTGGTTCAATCTCTGCAAACATAGGTGCAGAAGGATCCTCAACACTCTCAACAAATCAATGGTATTTCATTGCAGCATCCTATGACGGTTCTTCTCTTCCAAACGGTATTAAGCTCTACGTAAACGGAGTTGAGGAATCAGTCACTACCAGCTCAGCGGGGTCTTATGTGGCAATGAACAACACTTCTCAAAACGTCACTATAGGGAGACTCTTTAGCGGATCTGAAAGCACTTTTAACGGAGAGATTGATGGCTTACAAGTATTCCATCTAAACTTGTCAGGGAAACAAATTCAAACTCTTTACGAGAATAGGACAAATCTCATCATTAACGAAGAGACGAGCATAGACGAAACCTGGCAAGCGTGCGTTACACCAAATGATGGATTTTCTGACGGAACTC